The window TACCTCCATTAGGATGCAGTGTTATTGATCtgcaaatatctgaatgaataaGCTCCAATGCTGCCTTTGCTCTCCAAGATTTTCCTTGTGGGAATTGATTACGGTGTTGTTTGCTAACAGCACATTCTTCACAAACTTGAGAAGGAGTTGTAATTTAAGGAAGATCGATCACCATATTCTtctgttttagtgttttcaatccaCCAAAATTTAGATGCTCGTAGCGAAAGTGCCATAACCATGCCTCATCATCAAATTTTGCTGAAAAACATGAATGTGGTGTAGTATGCAGATAAAGCGGAAACATACAGTTTGCTGTCATATTAACTTGCGCAATTAAGCCCAACTTTGGATCTCGAATCCGACAAACTCCTTCTTTAATAGCAattttatatcctttttcttgtaaTTGACCCACACTGAGCAAGTTTTAAATTTGGCTCAAAAAGaacattagagataatatgggtagagTCTCCTTTTGCTTGTATGGTTACCTTTCCTTTTCTCATGACAGAAATTGTAGAGTTGTCGCCAAATTTGATAGAACTTCCAAAGAATTCATCTAAGTCTGAAAATGTATCTTTTTCTCCACACATGTGATTGCTGCAGCTTGTATCTAGATACCATATATTCCATTGAGTTTTCTCTTTCTCATGGCATACCATTAAAAGggacacttcttcttcttcttctgcaaaGTTAGTCTGATCTCCATTTTGTTTCTTCAAATTAGTATAACATTCTGATCTATAATGGTCATACCTATGACATCGGTAACATTCAACATTAGACTTATCtgcttactttgttttattaGTTGTAGAATAATGGCCTCCACGTCCTCTATCTCTTCTTTGAAAATAGCTTTCCTGGTGTTGATTTTGTTATTGCTTCTCATGATCATTGTTGTTTCTACCTCCTCTTCCTCGTCCTCTGCCTCTTCCTTGTCCTCTATCAGTTCTACCATTTAGTTCTACCATTTGTAGAGTGATTTTTTGATAAAGTCATCCATGCTTGCTCCTCTTTTCACAATGATTGATTTTCTGCTCATGTACTAATAATGAACTTTGTAATTCATCAATTGAAAGTAGACTTACATCATTTGCTTCTTCAATGGCACaaacaataaaattaaattttggtgtcATACATCGAAGAATTTTTTCGACAATGAGAACATCCTCTGTCTTGTCGCCAAAGATCCGCATTTTGTTGACGATTGTCATCGTTCTTGAAAAATAATCTGAAACTGATTCTCTTGATTTCATTCGGAGCATTTCAAACTCTGAACGAAGTGCTTGAAGCTGCTGCCTCTTAGCTTTTGTTGTACCTTAGTACTTCTTTTTCATAGAATCCTAGATATCTTTGGCGGTATCCTTGCAGAGAATGATTTCCAAGATTGAGTGATCAATAACCTGGAAGAGATAATTCTTTGCTTTAAGATCTTTCAATTGCGCATCTGTTAGTGCAACACCTTCTAACGGTTCTGCTACTCCAGAAATTACGATCGTCCAATATTCTTTAGATCTTAAAAAATTCTCCATGAACATGCTCCAATGGTCATAGTGACCATCAAATCGAGGAATGACAGGTTGTACAAAACTTTCAGAAGGCATAGATCTCTTCaaaacctcgctctaataccactgatAAGAAAAATAGACTAGTCGAGGACACAAAgagcataaaaataaaattttcacacACTTTTATTGATCATTACATATCCTATTTATAGGTTAATACATCACATATTAAAAACCTCATTAACTCCACTAACACCACAACGTTAACCACTATCTTCCACCACTGACTCAACTTGCCAACTTATTGACCCACTAACACCACATTACAACCATTACCCTATTATTTCTCTCCACTAACTCAATTAAAATATGCTTACTAACACACTAATTTTATCAACAATCTCATCCAAATGTCTCATCTTGTTTGGTTTACTTGGTCGCATGAGGTGTTACCACAATGAGgcctgaggttcgaatctcggcaaagacgaggtaaatacctcccttatgcgctagtcactattccaaaggctagtagccgcccgtgatttacctcctccgtgttggccctgggataggatggcgggggcactgggggcgagcgtattcacttttttttttttgccacaatTGTTTGGTTTACTTGGCTCTCCTGATGATTATATCAATATATTTAAgtcataattttataattttgactGAATTAAATTATACAGCGTCCCAGTTGAAGATACTTGCTGGAGCAAGATTGCAGATACTTTTACTATCGATCTAAAGAATCATTGCTTGTTTCAGCAAGTAAGCTGTTGTCTATAACATGCAGTATTGGAGCTCAAAGTAGGAATCAGCTTGTCCAGGAATTTTAGTTTATAATGTTTTTTCCTCTTTATTATTTTTACAGAATTCAGTCATCTGAAAATTATTCAACTCAGTGAAGCCAGTTGCCACTGTTTTGTAAGAAATGGCTTGGCTCGTTGTGTTTAAGATTCACCGAGGCAAACATATGGAGAGTAGTTATCATTTCAGTATCTGATTTGATAGACAGAATTCTTCTTCTATTTCAGTTATCATTTCAGTATCATTTCGGATGTTcatccttttttttcctcaaaagAAAACAGAGCAAGTGACAAAAACAgccaataacatttattaatgCACTCTAGATAAATATATTCCATCCATTTATGGATCACATTTATTAAATAAGATTCAAAGTGGAACATAGTTGAAAAGGAAGTTGCGAAGGTTGGATGAGCGAGAATGCGAGATGTGTATGAATTTAAGCGTAGACATCAGGATTGGCAAGTAGATACCCTTCGGTGGCCTTGAGCACTCCGATGGATCCATCTCTGGCGGCTTTTAGTTCCTGTTCAGTGAGATCTTTGTCCCCAATTGTTTCATACTCAAACTTGAGCTTGGCAACGCAACTATCAGCACCCGATGGAACGAAGACGGACTCATAGGTTTGTGATTTAACAAGCACGCCAAGGAGCCCTCCTTCGACGGATGAATTCTTAAAAGTGAATGTGGCTTCATCGAGCACTTCTATCTTGTTCTTGTTGAGGCGTCCCGGTGGCAGATTTGCGGCTGTAGAGTAAACAAAAGAATTCATTAGCATGTAAAATCTACCGTATCGATCGAGTGCAGCAAAAATCTTTAAAAGTCTTTAAATTTCATACCCGGAGCGAAGTAGAAGACGTTAATAGCTCCGACTCCCTCTCCAATACGCTCGGCTTTAGAAAAAAAGTCAGGCATGAGCTTGGGGTACAAGATATGGGGCTCCTCGATCGCTCCTTTCCAGAGCCTTGCGGCTGAGACATTGAGAGTGACCTCGTCTGTGCGGGAACCGGAAACCATTTCGTCGCAGAGGATATGAACTGAAAGGTTAGTGACGAGAGAGCTAAGATTAGCAGTAGTGGGTGAGGAAGTAGTGGAAGAGCCGATTGTTTATATAGATCTCGTAGGCACCGTGTGTTCTGCGGGTCAATTTGGGCGTCAACTTTAACCCTCTGTTTGAACAGGTGAGCGACAACGCATGGAAAGGTAGGGAAAGTAAACTATTTATATTATCTTTATTTTGTTTGAGACGGTTGTGTTTGGAAGGAAAGTGAGAGAAGGTCAATTTGGGAGACGGTTCTGTTTGGAAGGAACCTGACAGAAGGTCAATTTGGGCGTCGACTTTAAAATGGAGGAAGGAACCTTGAATTGCCACATTAGCAAATGATGATTTCAAATAGAGGTCTTATCCTCTTAGTTCAATAACACATTTTGTACTTACTTCTGTATTTCATTTCGATCTTATAAGTGTTATAAGGGGCTAATTCTCCTTCTACCTTTGTCAAAAAAATGAGCTTTCTTAATGCACTTTCATcatcttggattagcaacttcaaaaaataattttaccaaTCTTAACAGAGTTCTTGTCTCCACATATGGGGAATTGAGTTCATCGCAGAGGCTCTTGTCCCAAGGATATTTCCATACGGATTTGGCCGAATGGTGGCACTTTATGTCTGGTGAATTCGAACAAGGAGGTACTCATAGGATGAAGATCCTCCCTATCAATCTGCAATTAATCAAAGGCTTTCTTGAAGATAATATGGACTGAGCTACTTGTGTCAATGAAAGCCCTAGATACATTGTAGTTAGCTATGCTGACCTTAATGATCAAGGCATTTTCATAAGGGGTCCACTCTCTCTAAGTCTCAAGAGCTAAAATCTATTTGAGGACCTTTCTCGAACCCCCTCTTGGCGCTAATGCTACAACTTTCCAATCGCTGATCATGAGCTTTTTTTGCTCGATGTGAATCTCCATCTGTGGAGCCTCCAGATATCTTATGGATATCCCCTCAAGCGAcattgcttttattttcttcttggcGGGCTTCTTAGCGAGATTGAGATGACTCTCGGGCCCTATTAGACGGAGAACGGGCTCAACAATCCGTATATCAGGATGCATCTTCTTGTCGAATGGTCGGGGAAGAAGAATCTCAAGAAGAGACGGGAGATAAACGACCACTCGGCCTTTGATTGACTCGGGGAGGAGAGCTTCGGTTCAATGAACGCTGATCAACAACTCACCAGAGTTCTCTAGCGGAGGCATGTCAAATTGGGAGAGCTAAGCAGGGTGTCGAGGGAGATAAGTTGACTAAGCGGAGCAATGAGTTAGGGGAGTTGAGCTATTGGAGTCGGATGGATCGAATGGAGAAATCAAGGGAGATGAGCTAACTGAGTAGAGTAATGAATCAAGGAAGCTGAACCACTAGCATTGGGTGGACTGACTGGAGTAGTCGGGTGTACTTTTAAAGGAAACATCTCGATTTATTTAAACTGAACACCCACCTCTTTTATCTCAGATAATCCAATCGAGTTAATCCATCTAAATTTTGACCTCCATCTCAATAAACTCATCTAGACTTTGATCTTCATCTTAATAAATtcatcttgactttgatctcTATCTCGATAAGACTATTAACTTTCTTGACACTAATTCAAAATTCAGAATTCATAACTGACTGTGGTTATTTAGCATGAGATTTTCTTATGAAATTATTCTCAATCAAAATcttattgaaataaataaataaatattaatgagcCGTTCACGATATTtcgatttttcttttttcctttctaaaAAATCTACTAATGAAACAAATCTATCTAAAATATTTaagagaataaataaaaaaataaatttaaatttcaatatgTGAGCTGCCTACCTTCCTCCATTTTAAAGTCGACGCCCAAATTGACCTTCTGTCACTTTCCTTCCAAACAGAACCGTCTCCCAAAATGACCTTCTCTCCCTTTCCTTGCAAACAAAACCGTCTCAAACAAAATAAAGACAATATAAATAGTTTACTTTCCCTACCTTTCCTTCCGTTGTCGCTCACCCTGTTCCATCAGAGGGTTAAAGTTGACGCCCAAATTGACCCGCAGAACACACGGTGCCTACGAGATCTATATAAACAAtcgactcttccacttcttcctcaCGCTAATCTTAGCTCTCTCGTCACTAACCTTTCAGTTCATATCCTCGGTAACGAAATGGTTTCCGGTTCCTGCACCGACGAGGTCACTCTCAATGTCTCAGCCGCAAGGCTCTGGAAAGGAGCGATCGAGGAGCCCCATATCTTGTACCCCAAGCTCATGCCTGACTTTTTTTCTAAAGCCGAGCGTATTGGAGAGGGAGTCGGAGCTATTAACGTCTTCTACTTCGCTCCGGGTATGAAATTTAAAGACTTTTAAAGATTTTTGCTGCACTCGATCGATACGATAGATTTTACATGCTAATGAATTCTTTTGTTTACTCTACAGCCGCAAATCTGCCACCGGGAAGCCTCAACAAGATCAAGATAGAAGTGCTCGATGAAGCGACATTCACTTTTAAGAATTCATCCGTCGAAGGAGGGCTCCTTGGCGTGCTTGTTAAATCACAAACCTATGAGTCCGTCTTCGTTCCATCTGGTGCTCATAGTTGCGTTGCGAAGCTCAAGTTTGAGTATGAAACAATTGGGGACAGAGATCTCACTGAAGAGGAACTAAAAGGCACCAgagatggatcgatcggagtgcTCAAGGCCACCGAAGGATATCTACTTGCCAATCCTGATGTCTACGCTTAAATTCATATACATATCGCTCATCCAACCTTAGCAACTTCCTTTTCAGCTATGTTCCACTTTGAATCTTATTTAATAAATGTGATCAATAAATGGATGGAATATATTTATCTAGAGTGCATTAATAAATGTTATTTGCTGTTTTTGTCGAGAACAGATCCTCTagtccgcaatttgcggaccaggaGATGGTCCACTATTgtagacccttgatttggatggaccctaCCAACTTAAAAGTGGACTCCATCCAAATCAATGATCCTCGTATAATGGACCATCtcctggtccgcaaattgcggactAAAAGATCCGGCCCCGTTTTTGTCACTTGCTCTGTTTTCttttgaggaaaaaaaaagatgaaCATCCGAAATGATACTGAAATGATAACTGAAATAGAAGAAGAATTCTGTCTATCAAATCAGATACTGAAATGATAACTACTCTCGATATGTTTGCCTCGGTGAATCTTAAACACAACGAGCCAAGCCATTTCTTACAAAACACTGGCAACTGGCTTCACTGAGTTGAATAATTTTCAGATGACTGAATTCTGTAAAAATAATAAAGAGGAAAAAACATTATAAACTAAAATTCCTGGACAAGCTGATTCCTGCTTTGAGCTCCAATACTGCATGTTATAGACAACAGCTTACTTGCTGAAACAAGCAATGATTCTTTAGATCGATAGTAAAAGTATCTGCAATCTTGCTCCAGCAAGTATCTTCAACTGGGACGCTGTATAATTTAATTCagtcaaaattataaaattatgacTTAAAATATATTGATATAATCATCAGGAGAGCCAAGTAAACCAAACAAGATGAGACATTTGGATGGGATGAGTCGATCGGGTGATAACTCGTGCATATCACTAACACAAATCAAACAACTTAAATAGGTCAGATAAACTAATTAATGTGATCTAATCgtgcaaataaaatattttcccAGTATTTTTACAAATCAAATATTAAGGAATTTATGTTTTTATTCACTATTTATTTCATTCCTTGCTATGAATTCTTTTTCAATTCTTTTCCAGAACCAAAACCGATACTTCAATCTGGTTAGATATTCTATAAGCAGATGTTCTAGAGATTTTTCTCTACGCGCCACGCTTTTTGTCTGAATCTTCTCGAATTCCAAGTTTCCAACGGTCAAGCTCCATAAATTCTTTATTCTCGAACCAAAGAAattacttaaattttattttccccAGCAAGCAAACGTTGAATGACCAAACGCTTAATTTTCTCCCTCAGCCACACCACATTCATACTTAACAGTTGCATAAATTCCATCGTTTTGGAACCATCCTCGAGTCAAAATCTTGTGAAAAGTAAGTCTGGCTAGATACCAATGAGCTGCGCGGAATACTTTGAAATAATGGGGGAAACAAACAAGTGTACCGAAGAAACAAATCCATCTCCAGGCAATAATTGACTTACCATGTCGCGCATGAAGATAAATCCAGATGGCGAAGTTTGAACGTGTCACGTAGACGCCCAAATTGACCCGGCACCGTACCTTCAAGATCTATATAATGACTGTCCTTTTCCCCTGCTTCTTCATCTACTGGTAGTTCGACCTCTTCTAGTCACTTGCTTTCTAGTCTGCATCCTCAGCAACAAAATGGTGTCTGGTTCCTGCACCGACGAGGTCACCCTCAATGTCTCTGCCCCAAGGCTCTGGAAAGGAGCAGTGTGCGAACCCCACATCTTGTACCCTAAGCTCTTGCCTGATTTTTTCTCGAAAGCTGAGCGTATTGGAGAGGGAATTGGAGCCGTCAATGTTTTCTACTTTGCTCCAGGTATATTTATACATTTTAAGTAAATCAAAGGCTCTACAAGATTCGACATGCTGATTATATGTATATGTTTTTTTGTTTCATTGGCAAAATGCAGCTTCTAATATGCCACTGGGAAGCTTCAACAAGAACAAAATAGTAGTGTTGGATGAGGCAACTTACACTTTCAAAAATACAGCCACCGAAGGAGGTCTCATAGGCGTGCTACTCAAGTCACTTGATTATGAGTCAGTGTTTGTGCCTTCGGGTGCTGATAGTTGCATTGCAAAGATCAAGATGGAGTATGAAACACTCGGGGACAAGGATCTTAGTGAGGAAGAGCTAAAACCCATTAGAGATGGATCCATCGGAGTCCTCAAAGCTGTCGAAGGATACTTGCTTGCTAATCCTGATGTCTATGCATGAATTCATATATGACTCATGAGTCCATCAGAACTTGCTTTTTATTCTTGTTATCTAAGCATAAGTTCAAGTTTATCATGAATTCAGCAGTAAAATGTCTTCAATAATTGGACTCATTTCTAGAGTGCTTGGAAACGTTGGTGTAAAACTTTTGCTACAAATAAAAGCTATGTTACTTTCAAATCATGCTTTGTTATAGAAGAAGAAACTGAAGACAATCGAACAGTGTTGACCAGGCTACACACACAAAAATGCAGGATAAGAAGAGATGCTGAATGGATTCTTCAAATGCTGAATGGACTCATAAGTCGGTGATTTTAACACTTCTACTTTACCTAGTTGTTCAGTTCTTACAATCTATTTAATCCGGGAAGCGATCAGTTTGGCTCCATAAAAATATCCAATCCCCAAGGGTAAATTATAAAAGCGCAGCATTAAGTCGTCAGCAGACGACCCCCACCATAACAAATAGTGTACCAAATAGCGATGGACTATGTCCATTGCTATTCCGTCACTAAAGACATATTGCGATGGAACAACGACGGAAAATGTATTGTCGCGTAGACATTAGTCGTTTGTATTGTAACGACGGATATTAAATATCCGTTGCTATATATAGCAACGGATATTTTAATTTCGGTCGTTACTAGCCAAACGGAGAGTAATCTTCATTAAGGTATTAGCGACGCTAACCCATAATATCAGAAAGTATCATAGAGAGTATCGATATTCATCAAATAGCAACGGAAATTTAAGTTTCCATCGCAATTAGTGACGGATTTTCTAAAATTTGTCGCTAATTGCGACGGAAACTTTAATTTCTGTGGCTATTCTATGATATAGTTTACTAGTGCCCTTttcatttttcctattttttctatttacataTAAATCTAAATCACTCTAAGCATCACAAGCGATGATTTTCACAATAAACTCATAATGCATAACAACAAACTCACTATATATCAACAATTACAATATAACAAACTCACAACACATAACAAACGTACAACAAATCACAAACAACACAACAATCTAGCTGAACTAAAATGAACACTAGATATATAATAGTAAATCCAAACACAGGTACGAATCTAATATAAGATACAGTTTGTCCAATACAAAGTAATCCGATATAATACATCATCAAAATAAGGAACAAAATCATCTCTAGGTCCTGTATAAAATTTCATTGAGATTAGTTGTGAATAGAAAATGTGATGTTAAACTATGAAAGATATAACTACTTATCTTAAGTTGATAAGTAGTTTAGCTAGTGGACATTCTTTAAAAATACATACTTACATCCCTAGGATTAAAATATGccaaatctaaatatgatcaagGAAATGCATAATATAATCAGAGATgcatataattattaaaaaaatatattatttttgacTGAAATTAAAAGTTAAGATAAATAATATATATCTCAAAATAATTTACTCTATAGGGGAATAGGCAGGATCCTAGATGTCCTGGTACTTCGAACAATGCGGCCCAAACATCTATGAATCGGGAAATAATGTCACTGCAAATGCTTACATATAATGAACTATCACCTCAGTCTGAGCATGTCGCTGTCGCATCTCTCATATCTCTGCGCCCCTCCTTGTCATCGTCTACTCCAATGACAATAGTCGAGTTCACAAGTCCTCATTTTCCTCACGCAATTCTCATACCTACTAGATGAGGAGGAGGAAGTAGGACGACCCCTAATCCTTGGAGTCCTCATCCACTCATATATAACTTTGGCCTTAGAGTCAAGCCTATAGAGGGATGTCTTCTTTCTTCCACCGatgatatcataataaatatcattaaCCGTCACCAACAACTCGTAAAATAGTTTGGTCACAACGCGATTTCTGTGCTGACTGCATGATTATATATGCAAAATCACAATATAAGATATACACATTTGATATAATATTATCTTCTAACTAGGgagatgaaaaaataaaaagaaaatctatACAATATACCATGACATTGTGTcacaccccgggggagtccctgtctaaCCGAACTGTCCTCCCTGAATAGAGACTCCGGAAGCCACGTGCTAacccttcagcgaacaatcttgGCTCATgtgtccaggcagtttgcaatagtaGCAAATTGACTGTTCCAAGGTGAAAATTGATATGATGTGATCCCTGTATCCACATCGAGTGCAGTGAATGTCGTTGGCGGGCTATTTTCAGTTCTGTTGAGGAGACCGAAAATATCCTGATAGGGATCACCCTGACTTCTGAGGTTGACTAAATTCCCTAGAAGCACCCTGACCCAACTGGCTGCGCCCACTCTGCTCCTGTCTAGTAGCCTGCGGCTGCTGGATCTTCCCTGAAGTCTGaacagtctgcttcctcttcttgtctacaCTAGTTCTCTGCTGAGCCGACTCGATCATAAGGGCTCTGTCCAATGCCTCTATGTAAGATGAATTACCAAAACCCGTAATCTTTACTTGCAAATGGtcatccagtccctggacaaactgaaccATACGTgatctgtcctcagcaactaactctggacaaaatctggccaaccgattaaattcgacaTTGTATTCTATCACTGTGCGACTgttctgccgaagactcagaaaatcctgtcgGCGTATCATCTGATATGACCTTGGAAAATACTAGCTTTCAAAAGCCTCTCTAAATCTCGCCCAGGTGCTGTGCTGCTCGCCTATGATTGAGCGTTGTGTATCCCACCAGATGTCGGCCTcgtcccgtaaatggtaagcagccagctctgccttctcccactcggagcaagccatatagaagaaagtccgctccatagtttCTATCCAAGACTGAGCTATGCTCAGATCAGTCTCCTCGTGGAATAGTGTGAATCGGCTTTTCATCGACTTTGCTAAAGCTGGGATCCAGGTTCGTGCCGTAATCATATCAGTAGGTTGAGAAGGGATCGCCGCGGGAACTGGCAGAACCACTGGAGCTAGTACCACAAGTGGTACCGCTGGATAGGCCAGGGGAGGTACCCCTGGTGCTGTTGCATAAGCCGGGGCAGGTACCGCTGGTGGCGCTGCAAGGTCAATATAGGCAGGAgcggctggaggtacggtaggtggtggtaccgggTACGCCGTAGGCATGACTGGAGGAGGTGTCGGATACGCCGCAGCAAGTaccggtggcggtggtgccgggtacgcAGTAGGCGTGGCTGGAGGAGGTGTCGAGTACGCAGGTGGTATTGCTAGTGGTACAGTGAATACTATAGGGGTGGGTAACTTTGGAGAAGGGATCGTTGGAATCCGAGAGCTTGACGCGCCCGCAGTACCATGAGGAGTCTGTCCTTGACCGACAGGCTCTATCCCAGCAGACCTCTCTGGCGACTCCGTCGCTAGAGATTCCAACGCCCTCTTGTGTGGCTGTCCTATACCACGTCTCGGCACGGGAACACGTGTACTTCGCCTCATATCTATTAAATTTATTACCCAGGTATTAATACAAGTACCTAAATTATAAAATGaatcatcatacctatttgtcatCTGGAGATGTTTCGTCGCTGCCAAGTCCCCAATTATGACCTCATCTAagaatacctcggaattccgaacatgaaaattgacgaaaatccatataaatccaaaattaCCCAGATTAACTCGCAcaaccgagctctgataccaaataaattgtcacgccccgggggagtccctgcgaGAGAAAATTTTGTCAGCGTCTCCCCTTTATGGGTGACAATCTAAATCTTATTTACAAAGCCCTGAGGGCCCCTAAATCCATGGGCAACACGACTAgaacatatacaataaaatatgataagcattccacgtagtttatataatTCAGTCTCcgactgacacaaccacgcagttataatggtaaaaaaacctactccactacaacaagGAAAAACACAACACAATGGAAAAccttcgcagcggaaaacatggGCATTATACCCGAAGCATGACATAGAAtccataagtacaagaactacacatcataagtatgtagacataacaaaacaaggaaacaaTGAATGTCCGAAACCAGAAAGCCATCTCGACACCTAgtgggggactagcgattggaacctcctgacagcttcaacctgaaatagaaaatatatcaacagtgtgagtccaacacttagcgggtatcaagctgacatgcatagtacAATATAtccaataataataattatgtgGTGCAGTCTCCTAGACAATAGATGGAAATGCAAAACTAAAAAGACAGGAGAAAGTTGTACTCACGTGggcctccta is drawn from Zingiber officinale cultivar Zhangliang chromosome 1B, Zo_v1.1, whole genome shotgun sequence and contains these coding sequences:
- the LOC122006975 gene encoding pathogenesis-related protein STH-2-like — encoded protein: MVSGSRTDEVTLNVSAARLWKGAIEEPHILYPKLMPDFFSKAERIGEGVGAINVFYFAPAANLPPGRLNKNKIEVLDEATFTFKNSSVEGGLLGVLVKSQTYESVFVPSGADSCVAKLKFEYETIGDKDLTEQELKAARDGSIGVLKATEGYLLANPDVYA
- the LOC122046866 gene encoding pathogenesis-related protein 1-like isoform X1, which produces MVSGSCTDEVTLNVSAARLWKGAIEEPHILYPKLMPDFFSKAERIGEGVGAINVFYFAPAANLPPGSLNKIKIEVLDEATFTFKNSSVEGGLLGVLVKSQTYESVFVPSGAHSCVAKLKFEYETIGDRDLTEEELKGTRDGSIGVLKATEGYLLANPDVYA
- the LOC122046857 gene encoding pathogenesis-related protein STH-2-like encodes the protein MVSGSCTDEVTLNVSAPRLWKGAVCEPHILYPKLLPDFFSKAERIGEGIGAVNVFYFAPASNMPLGSFNKNKIVVLDEATYTFKNTATEGGLIGVLLKSLDYESVFVPSGADSCIAKIKMEYETLGDKDLSEEELKPIRDGSIGVLKAVEGYLLANPDVYA